The Ascaphus truei isolate aAscTru1 chromosome 3, aAscTru1.hap1, whole genome shotgun sequence genome includes a region encoding these proteins:
- the GPR34 gene encoding putative G-protein coupled receptor 34, translated as MDTTATPNTPWSAHQNGLVDNVTTFTGYITSGTVSGTECFMEEQLLSVALAVLYGIIFVIGLLGNVLALYVFLCIHSKRNSIQVYLLNVAIADLLLIFCLPFRIMYHVLPEWTMGQVFCKIIGNLFYMNMYISIVLLGFISMDRYVKVKKSLRQHRVSKRKCSIQICCVLWTIAVVAIVCLIATQSRKEQINPNMCFQYTDKKDAIWEAALNYFVVLVFWIVFLLLILSYVKIANNLFKISRERSHLPNAGKYKCSAHKSFFVLFIFTLCFLPYHTFRIIYITSQLQSISCYWKNIIHKTNEIMLVFSALNSCLDPVMYFLLSSSIRKTVFQLICRVSRDTGRSESNTSELHHGLSLPENSLGGSVHTLYSHKTTASQLNQTRFLMKEK; from the coding sequence ATGGATACTACCGCAACTCCTAACACCCCTTGGTCTGCACATCAAAATGGCCTAGTGGATAATGTTACCACATTCACAGGATACATTACTTCAGGAACTGTCAGCGGTACAGAGTGCTTCATGGAAGAACAATTACTCAGTGTTGCATTAGCTGTATTGTATGGCATTATTTTTGTTATTGGACTTCTCGGAAATGTTTTGGCCttatatgtgtttctttgcatTCACAGCAAAAGGAATTCTATCCAAGTTTACCTCCTTAATGTGGCCATTGCAGATCTCCTACTGATTTTTTGCCTTCCCTTTCGGATAATGTATCACGTCTTACCCGAATGGACAATGGGTCAAGTTTTCTGCAAAATTATTGGCAACTTATTTTACATGAACATGTACATAAGTATAGTGCTTTTGGGCTTCATAAGTATGGACCGTTACGTAAAAGTAAAAAAATCTCTGCGCCAGCACAGAGTATCGAAGAGAAAATGTAGCATTCAGATTTGCTGCGTTTTGTGGACAATTGCTGTCGTGGCCATTGTCTGTCTTATAGCTACACAGTCGAGGAAAGAAcaaataaatccaaatatgtgcTTTCAGTACACAGACAAAAAAGATGCCATTTGGGAAGCAGCATTGAATTACTTTGTTGTGTTGGTTTTCTGGATTGTGTTCCTGTTACTGATCCTTTCCTATGTGAAAATTGCAAATAACCTTTTCAAGATTTCCAGGGAAAGATCTCATCTGCCAAATGCTGGAAAGTATAAATGCAGTGCCCATAAATCCTTCTTTGTGCTCTTCATCTTCACCCTGTGTTTTCTGCCTTATCACACTTTCCGGATTATCTACATTACTTCTCAGCTGCAAAGTATTTCATGTTACTGGAAAAACATCATTCACAAAACCAATGAGATCATGCTTGTATTTTCTGCTTTGAATAGCTGTTTGGACCCAGTTATGTACTTTCTGCTATCCAGCAGTATACGGAAGACGGTCTTTCAACTAATCTGTAGAGTCAGTCGGGACACGGGTCGGAGTGAGAGTAATACGTCAGAACTGCATCATGGACTATCTTTGCCTGAGAATAGCTTGGGAGGATCGGTTCACACTCTGTACTCTCACAAAACCACTGCTTCTCAACTAAATCAAACGAGGTTTCTGATgaaagaaaaatga